From the genome of Nocardioides sp.:
TCCCCGACACCGGCCGCGACCGCGCGCCTGGTCCGTCCTGCGCAGACGGCGACCAGCGTCGTGACGCTCGACGAGCACCAGCAGCGGGTCGTCGAACATCCCGGCGGACCGCTGCTGGTGCTGGCGGGTCCCGGCACCGGCAAGACGACCACCCTGGTCGAGGCGATCGCTCACCAGATCGAGCACAGGGGAGTGCACCCCGATCGCATCCTCGCCCTCACCTTCTCCCGCAAGGCTGCCGAGCAACTTCGGGATCGGGTCACGACGCGGGTCGGACGGACGATGTCGACCACCCTTGCCTCGACCTTCCACTCGTTCGCGTACGCGTTGATCCGGGCGTACAGCCCGACGGAGTTGTACGACGCGCAGCTGCGGCTGTTGTCGGCTCCCGAGGCCGACGTGGTGTTGCGCGAGTTGTTGCGCGATCACGAGGAGTCGGTGACCTGGCCCGACCGCTTCCGCGAGGCCACCCGCACCCGCGGTTTCGCCCGAGAGGTGCAGGCCGTCTTGGGCCGCGCCCGAGAGAAGGGGCTCGACGGTGCTGAGTTGTTGGCGCTGGGTCGGCGCGAGGGTGTGCCCGAGTTCGTGGCGGCCGGCATCTTCTTGGATCAGTACCTCACGATCCTCGACAACCTCGGCGCCACCGACTATCCGGATCTGATCAGGCGTGCCGTCATCGAGGCCGAGATGCACCGCTCGGAGTTGCGTGAGCGTTTCTCGCACGTCTTCGTCGACGAATACCAAGACACCGACCCCGGCCAGGTGGCTTTGTTGCGGGCCCTCGCCGGCGACGGCCGCAACCTCGTGGTGGTCGGGGACCCGCACCAGTCCATCTATGCGTTCCGAGGCGCCGAGGTGCGCGGCATCCTCGACTTCCCCCGGCAGTTCCCGACGGTCAGCGGGGCGCCGGCGCCGACCGTGGTGTTGCGACACACCCGACGGTTCGGTTCGCGACTCCTGCGCGCAGCCGGGGCGGTGTCATCCAGACTGTCGCTCGCGGGCAGCATCTCCGCCGATTCCCTGGCGGACTTTCTCCGCCCCGAAGCCGACCCGCAGGCTGCTCCCGGCACCGTGGACGTGCTCACCTTCGACACCGACCGCGCCGAGGCCGAGCACCTTGCCGACCTGCTGCGCCGCGCGCATCTGGAGGACGGCATCGCCTGGGATCGGATGGCGGTGCTCGTACGGTCGGGACGCGCCACGCTGCCGGCCCTGCGACGAGCGTTGGCGGCGTCCGGGGTGCCGGTCGAGGTGGCGGCCGACGAGTTGCCGCTGGTTCGAGACCCGGCCGTGTTGACGCTGCTCGACGCGCTCCACGCGGTCGTCAATCTCGACAACGAGGATGCCGATTCGCCCGGATTCCTCGACCCGGGGCGCGTCGAGGCCTTGCTGACGTCGCCGTTGGGGGGCCTCGATGCCAGCGACATCCGGGTGCTGGTCCGAAAGCTGCGGGCACGCGCCAAGCAGGAGTCGACTCTTGACTCTGGGACCCCCGCTGTTCCTGGGACCGACGCTCCCACGACGTCGCGAGCACTGCTGCGCGCCAGTCTGGTCACCTCGGGCTTCCTGGAGGGGCTGGAAGGCGTCGAGGTCGAGAAGGCGGCGGCACTGGCCGCCTTGTTGCGCGCCGGGACCGAGCTGCTCGTCGCGCGCGCCACCGCTGAGGAGGTGCTGTGGCAGTTGTGGTCCGAGACGTCGTGGCCGAGTCGATTGCGGCGTCGCGTCGACCAGGGTGGCGCCACCGCACGACGCGCGCATCGCGACCTGGACGCGATCTGCGCGCTCTTCGAGAGTGCCGCGCGTGCCGAGGGCCAGCGTGGCCACAGCGGAGTTGCGCCGTTCTTGGACAGCTTGGCGGCTCAGCAGATCCCGGCCGACACGCTCGCCGAGCGCGGGGTCCGAGGCGGAGCGGTGCGGTTGCTCACGGCGCACCGTTCCAAGGGTCTGGAGTGGGATCTGGTGGTCGTCGCCCACGTCCAGCAAGACGCCTGGCCCGATCTGCGCAGGAGGTCCAGCCTGCTCGGTGCCGATCGGTTGTCCCTGGAGAGTGACGGCTCGGCCGTCGTCGCCGAGCCGCCCAGCGCTCGCACCCTGCTGATGGACGAGCGCCGGCTGTTCTACGTCGCGTGTACGCGTGCCCGGCGCCGCTTGGTGGTGACAGCGGTGCGTTCGGCCGAGGACGACGGTGCGCAACCGTCGCGCTTCCTGCACGAGCTCGACGCGTCGATCGTGCACATCGACGGACGTCCCTCGCGGCCACTTTCGCTGGGTGGGATCGTCGCCGAACTGCGGCGCTGTGTCGCCGATCCTGACGCTTCACCCGCGCTGCGTGATGCGGCCGCCAGGCGGCTGGCGGCCCTGGCGCGAGAACGGTTGGAGGGCCATGCGCTGGCACCCGCCGCCGATCCGGACCAGTGGTGGGGGACCCGGCGGGCCAGCCGCGCCGAGGTTCCCGTACGTCCGACGGACTCGCCCGTGCCGATCTCGGCCAGCATGCTCGACAAATTGCGTCAGTGTCCGGCCGCGTGGTTCTTCGAGCGTGAGGCCGGGGGGTCCTCGGGCGTACATCAGTCGGCCAACCTGGGCCGGATCCTGCACGCGCTGGCCGAACGCGTGGCAACCGGTGATCTGGCCGCGGATCCGGTCGCGTTGATGACCGAGGTGGACAAGGTGTGGGACCGCCTGGCTTTCCGCACGCCCTGGTCACGCAAGCGTGAGCGAGATCGCATGCAGGCCGCTGTCGCGCGGCTGGTCTCGTGGCTGAATTCGAATCCGCGCGGGCTCGTCGGCACCGAGGTCGACTTCAAGGTCGTGGCCGGGACCGGCGCCGACGAGGTGGAGTTGGTGGGCCGAGCCGACCGCATCGAGTTGGACGAGACCGGCACCGCGATCGTCGTGGACTTCAAGAGCGGACGACGCCCACCCACCGGCCCGGAGGTGGTCGGCAATCTGCAGTTGGCGCTCTATCAGTACGCCGTGGATGCGGGTGCGCTCGACCGGCTGGTGGGTCACCAGGTCAGCTTCCGGGGGCGCCGAGCTGGTCCAGTTGGCGTTGCTCGACGGTGGCCCGGACGCGGTGGTGCAAGCACAGCCGGCCCATCAGGAGCATGGTGACGAGCGGGCGGTCCTGCGCGACGAACTCGCCAAGGCGGCTGCCCTGGTTCGCGCGGAAAACTTCCCCGCGCGCGTGGGCCAGCACTGCCGCGACTGCGCGTTCGTGGCGATCTGCCCCGCCAAGAGTGCCGGGTCGGTGACCGTCGGATGACTCGGGCGGGGTTCGACAGTGCCGAAGCGTTGGCGGCTCGGATGCGCAGTCATGTGCCGAGCCCGGAACAGTGGGCCGCGATCACTGCTCCGCTGCGGCCCGCGGTGGTGGTGGCGGGCGCCGGATCCGGCAAGACCACCTTGATGGCCCAACGGGTGGTCTGGCTGGTCGGGACCGGGCAGGTGCGCGCCGACGAGGTGCTCGGCTTGACCTTCACCACCAAGGCCGCCGCCGAGTTGCGGCACCGGGTGTTGCAGGCCCTCACAGCCGCGGAGTTGCTGCACCGCAGCGACGACGACGAAGACGCGTTGGAGCCCACGGTCGCGACCTACCACGCGTACGCCTCCTCGTTGCTGCTCGATCACGGGCTCCGGATCGGGCACGAGCCCGACACGCGGGTGATCTCCGATGCCTCGCGATACCAACTGGGTGCGCGGGTGGTCGAGCGGTTCACCGGCGCGATCGAGTTGCTGACCGACCATCCGCCGACGGCGATCCAGAACCTCCTCGCGCTCGACGGTGCGATGAGCGAGCACCTGGTCGAGCCGGAGCAGGTGCGCGCCTTCGACGCCGAGGCGCTCGCCGGTTTCGAGCGGGCGTACGCCGAGGAGGCGGTCGGCAAGGCTCGCAAGACCCACTTGAAAGCTTCTCGGCGCCACGCTCAACGCGCTCGAACGCCGTGGCGAACTCCTGAGTCTGGTGGGGGACTACCGCCGCCTCAAAGACGAGTTGGGACTGATGGACTTCGCCGATCAGATCGCCTTGGCCGCTCGCCTGGTGCAAGAACAGCCGGTGGTGGGTCAGACCGAGCGTGGTCGTTTCAAGGTCGTGCTGCTCGACGAATACCAAGACACCTCGGTCGCGCAGGCGCTGATGCTCGCGCGGCTCTTCTCAGGACCCGACGCGCAGTCCGGTCTCGGGCATCCGGTGATGGCGGTCGGTGACCCCAACCAGGCCATCTATGGCTGGCGCGGTGCCTCGGTGTCCAACATTCTCAAGTTCGAGGAGACGTTCCCCTCCCAAGACGGGAGGTCGCTGCGGCTCCCGTTGACGGTCAACCGCCGCAGTGACGGCCGGATCCTCGACACCGCCAACCTGCTGGCCGAGCCGCTGCTCGCCGCGTACGGCGACAAGGTGGCCCGCCTCGCGGCGCCTGAGGGCGCTGAGCCGGGGCACGTGGACACGGTCGTGTTCCGGACCGCTGCCGACGAACTCGGCTGGCTCGTGGACGAGGTCAAGGCGACCTGTCCCGACGGCATCGGCTGGTCGTCGATCGGTGTGCTCAGCCGCGACAACGCCCAGGCGGAGGAGGTGTACGACGCGCTCACCTCCGGTGGAGTGCCCGTGGAGATCGTCGGTCTGTCCGGTTTGCTGCGGCTGCCCGAGGTCGCGGAGATCGTCGCCACCTTGAGTCTGATGCAAGACGTCACCGACAACGCGTCGCTGCTCACCCTGCTCACGGGTCCACGCTGGGCGATCGGCCCTCGCGACCTGCGCCTGCTGGCGCGGCGGGCGGTGGAGATCTCCGGAGCGAGCATCGGGAAGAAGGCCGACTCCATCGTCAGCCAGTTGCTGCAGATCACCGACGGTGTCGACCCCAGCGAGATGCCCGCACTCAGCGATGCGCTCGAGTCTCCGGGAGAGGCTGCCTACTCGGCCGCAGCACTGGAACGCTTCGACCTGTTGGCAGCAGAACTACGTCGCCTGCGTACCCATGTCGCAGACCCGCTGCTCGACCTGGTCCGGCGCATCATCGACACCACCGGCGTCGACGTCGAACTCGCCGCCGTCACTAATCCGGCCGGTCAGGCACGCCGAGACAACGTCGACCTCTTCGTCAAGGCGGTCGCCGAGTTCCAGTCCCTCGACGGCGACGTCTCGCTGCCCGCCCTGATGGCGTTCCTGACCGCGGAGGACGAGCACGGCAACGGCCTCGACGTGGCCACGCCGACCGCCGCCGACTCGGTCAAGTTGCTCACCGTCCACCGCGCCAAGGGACTGGAGTGGGACCACGTCTTCTGTGTCGGGGTGGGCGAGACCCGCTTCCCCAGCAACCGGTCTCGCACCTTGTGGACCAGTTCGCCGGCCGTACTTCCCGCGCCGCTGCGTGGCGATGCCGTCGACCAACCGCAACTCACCGGTTTTGATCACGCTGCTCTCGACCGTTATCGCCAAGACACCCGAGCACACGACGCCCAGGAGGAGTTGCGGTTGGGGTACGTCGCGTTCACGCGCGCAGCCAGACGGCTGATGGTGACCTCCTATCTCTGGTCGACACGGGCGACGTCGTACGGCCCGTCCGCCTATCAGCAGGTGGTGAAGGACGCGATGAAAGCGTGGGGGGCCGAGCCGCTGCAGTGGCTGGAGAAACCGCCACGCGGGACTCCCAACCCGGTCCTGGCCCAGGACCGTTCGGTGCCGTGGCCGGTGCTGGGTCCCGGGCTGGAGGCGCAGCGTCGACTCGACGCAGCCACGCGTGTGCGCAGTGTCGACCCGACGGCTGCCGACGAGGATCTCGACCTGCAGGAGTTGTC
Proteins encoded in this window:
- a CDS encoding ATP-dependent DNA helicase gives rise to the protein MTSPTPAATARLVRPAQTATSVVTLDEHQQRVVEHPGGPLLVLAGPGTGKTTTLVEAIAHQIEHRGVHPDRILALTFSRKAAEQLRDRVTTRVGRTMSTTLASTFHSFAYALIRAYSPTELYDAQLRLLSAPEADVVLRELLRDHEESVTWPDRFREATRTRGFAREVQAVLGRAREKGLDGAELLALGRREGVPEFVAAGIFLDQYLTILDNLGATDYPDLIRRAVIEAEMHRSELRERFSHVFVDEYQDTDPGQVALLRALAGDGRNLVVVGDPHQSIYAFRGAEVRGILDFPRQFPTVSGAPAPTVVLRHTRRFGSRLLRAAGAVSSRLSLAGSISADSLADFLRPEADPQAAPGTVDVLTFDTDRAEAEHLADLLRRAHLEDGIAWDRMAVLVRSGRATLPALRRALAASGVPVEVAADELPLVRDPAVLTLLDALHAVVNLDNEDADSPGFLDPGRVEALLTSPLGGLDASDIRVLVRKLRARAKQESTLDSGTPAVPGTDAPTTSRALLRASLVTSGFLEGLEGVEVEKAAALAALLRAGTELLVARATAEEVLWQLWSETSWPSRLRRRVDQGGATARRAHRDLDAICALFESAARAEGQRGHSGVAPFLDSLAAQQIPADTLAERGVRGGAVRLLTAHRSKGLEWDLVVVAHVQQDAWPDLRRRSSLLGADRLSLESDGSAVVAEPPSARTLLMDERRLFYVACTRARRRLVVTAVRSAEDDGAQPSRFLHELDASIVHIDGRPSRPLSLGGIVAELRRCVADPDASPALRDAAARRLAALARERLEGHALAPAADPDQWWGTRRASRAEVPVRPTDSPVPISASMLDKLRQCPAAWFFEREAGGSSGVHQSANLGRILHALAERVATGDLAADPVALMTEVDKVWDRLAFRTPWSRKRERDRMQAAVARLVSWLNSNPRGLVGTEVDFKVVAGTGADEVELVGRADRIELDETGTAIVVDFKSGRRPPTGPEVVGNLQLALYQYAVDAGALDRLVGHQVSFRGRRAGPVGVARRWPGRGGASTAGPSGAW
- a CDS encoding PD-(D/E)XK nuclease family protein, with protein sequence MQAQPAHQEHGDERAVLRDELAKAAALVRAENFPARVGQHCRDCAFVAICPAKSAGSVTVG
- a CDS encoding ATP-dependent DNA helicase — translated: MDFADQIALAARLVQEQPVVGQTERGRFKVVLLDEYQDTSVAQALMLARLFSGPDAQSGLGHPVMAVGDPNQAIYGWRGASVSNILKFEETFPSQDGRSLRLPLTVNRRSDGRILDTANLLAEPLLAAYGDKVARLAAPEGAEPGHVDTVVFRTAADELGWLVDEVKATCPDGIGWSSIGVLSRDNAQAEEVYDALTSGGVPVEIVGLSGLLRLPEVAEIVATLSLMQDVTDNASLLTLLTGPRWAIGPRDLRLLARRAVEISGASIGKKADSIVSQLLQITDGVDPSEMPALSDALESPGEAAYSAAALERFDLLAAELRRLRTHVADPLLDLVRRIIDTTGVDVELAAVTNPAGQARRDNVDLFVKAVAEFQSLDGDVSLPALMAFLTAEDEHGNGLDVATPTAADSVKLLTVHRAKGLEWDHVFCVGVGETRFPSNRSRTLWTSSPAVLPAPLRGDAVDQPQLTGFDHAALDRYRQDTRAHDAQEELRLGYVAFTRAARRLMVTSYLWSTRATSYGPSAYQQVVKDAMKAWGAEPLQWLEKPPRGTPNPVLAQDRSVPWPVLGPGLEAQRRLDAATRVRSVDPTAADEDLDLQELSLVREWDDEIHRLLTEARRTQAQKTDVPLPSSLSATALTRLAHDPEGLAEDLVRPMPRPPSPQARFGSDFHGWVEARFEQLPLLDPDDLPGRADAGIDDDSDLAEVISRFEAGPFADRVPFAVEAPFALVLAGQVVRGRIDAVYADDDEDGPGFLLIDWKTSRSESADPLQLAVYRVAWAELAEVPLERVRAAFHYVRTGRTVAPADLPDREGLEALVRGE